In Chiroxiphia lanceolata isolate bChiLan1 chromosome 9, bChiLan1.pri, whole genome shotgun sequence, one DNA window encodes the following:
- the EDEM3 gene encoding ER degradation-enhancing alpha-mannosidase-like protein 3 isoform X4 gives MSRNLHLFSLTLIDTLDTLVVLNKTKEFEEAVKKVITDVNLDNDIVVSVFETNIRVLGGLLGGHSVAIMLKEKGEYMQWYNGELLHMAKELGYKLLPAFNTTSGLPYPRVNLKFGVRHPEARTGTETDTCTACAGTLILEFAALSRFTGTAIFEEYARKALDFIWEKRQRSSNLVGVTINIHTGDWVRKDSGVGAGIDSYYEYLLKAYVLLGDDSFLERFNTHYDAIMRYISQPPLLLDVHIHKPMLNARTWMDSLLAFFPGLQVLKGDIRPAIETHEMLYQVIKKHNFLPEAFTTDFRVHWAQHPLRPEFAESTYFLYKATGDPYYLEVGKTLIENLNKYARVPCGFAAMKDVRTGSHEDRMDSFFLAEMFKYLYLLFADKEDMIFDIEDYIFTTEAHLLPLWLSTTNQTISKKNTTTEYTELDDSNFDWTCPNTQILFPNDPMFAQSIREPLKNVVDKSCPRGISRAEESLGSGPKPPLRARDFMASNPEHLEILKKMGVSLIHLKDGRVQLVQHAVQAASSLDAEDGLRFMQEMIELSSQQQKEQQLPPRAVQIVSHPFFGRVVLTAGPAQFGMDLSKHKAGTRGFVATIKPYNGCSEITNPEAVKEKIALMQRGQCMFAEKARNIQKAGAIGGIVIDDNEGSSSDTAPLFQMAGDGKNTDDITIPMLFLFNKEGNIILDAIREYEAVEVLLSDKAKDRATIFKGKMIPNYIIDSNLEMENMDQKLTENDSHKQNAEEAASGSQDVGAASEEPEEGGESSDVADPGSLSPANADSASVPISHQDSYVPGTEEAGAPEPACTSGDNQPQEQQTETESNSKVNWDNKVTPMESILADWNEDIEAFEMMEKDEL, from the exons ATGTCCAGAAACTTGCACTT GTTTTCACTGACCTTGATTGATACCTTGGACACTCTTGTG GtgttaaataaaaccaaagagtTTGAAGAGGctgtaaaaaaagtaataacGGATGTTAATTTAGATAATGACATCGTTGTGTCTGTCTTTGAAACCAACATAAGAGTCCTTGG AGGTCTCCTAGGTGGGCATTCAGTGGCAATtatgctgaaagaaaaaggtgaataTATGCAGTGGTACAACGGTGAACTCCTGCACATGGCAAAGGAGCTGGGCTACAAGCTTTTACCTGCCTTCAACACCACTAGTGGTCTCCCTTACCCAAGG GTTAACTTAAAATTTGGTGTAAGACATCCAGAAGCACGAACAGGAACAGAAACTGATACCTGTACAGCTTGTGCTGGTACCTTGATCCTTGAGTTTGCAGCTTTAAGCAGATTCACAGGAACAGCTATATTTGAG GAATATGCCCGGAAAGCTCTTGATtttatctgggagaagaggcagcGCAGCAGCAACTTAGTGGGTGTCACTATCAACATTCACACTGGAGACTGGGTCCGAAAAG ATAGTGGAGTGGGAGCAGGAATAGATTCCtattatgaatatttattaaaagcCTATGTCTTGCTGGGAGATGACAGTTTCCTGGAAAGGTTTAACACG CACTATGATGCCATAATGAGATACATCAGCCAACCACCTCTTCTTCTTGATGTTCATATTCATAAACCCATGCTAAATGCTCGCACCTGGATGGATTCTTTGCTGGCTTTCTTCCCTGGTTTGCAG gtGTTGAAGGGCGATATTAGACCTGCAATTGAAACTCATGAGATGCTTTATCAGGTTATAAAAAAGCATAACTTTCTTCCAGAG GCATTCACAACAGACTTCAGAGTTCACTGGGCTCAGCATCCTCTAAGGCCTGAATTTGCTGAAAGCACTTACTTCTTATATAAG gCTACGGGAGACCCTTACTATCTAGAAGTAGGAAAAACCCTCATTGAAAACTTGAACAAGTATGCCAGAGTTCCTTGTGGGTTTGCTGCAATGAAGGATGTCCGCACGGGGAGTCATGAAGACAG aaTGGACTCGTTCTTTCTGGCTGAGATGTTTAAATACCTGTACCTGCTGTTTGCTGACAAGGAAGACATGATTTTCGACATTGAGGATTATATCTTCACTACAGAAGCTCATCTATTACCACTTTGGCTCTCCACTACAAACCAAACCATCTCCAAAAAAAACACA ACCACAGAGTACACGGAGCTGGACGACAGCAACTTTGACTGGACCTGTCCCAACACCCAGATTCTTTTCCCGAATGACCCGATGTTTGCTCAGAGCATTCGTGAACCTCTGAAAAACGTGGTGGATAAGAGCTGTCCCAGGGGTATTTCCAGAGC AGAAGAGAGTTTGGGAAGTGGACCAAAACCACCGCTGAGAGCCAGAGATTTCATGGCCAGTAATCCTGAGCACTTGGAGATACTGAAGAAGATGGGAGTCAGTTTGATCCATCTGAAAGATGGACGGGTGCAATTAGTGCAGCATGCAGTGCAA gcagcaagTTCCCTGGATGCTGAGGATGGCTTACGGTTCATGCAGGAGATGATTGAACTCTCCagtcagcagcagaaagagcagcagctccctcctcgTGCTGTTCAGATTGTTTCCCATCCCTTCTTTGGCAGGGTGGTCTTGACTGCTGGGCCAGCGCAATTTGGGATGGACTTATCCAAACACAAagcaggg acaAGAGGATTTGTTGCAACCATTAAGCCATATAATGGATGCTCAGAGATCACTAATCCTGAGgcagtgaaagagaaaattgcTCTGATGCAGAGAGGCCAATGTATGTTTGCTGAAAAAGCACGAAACATTCAGAAAGCTGGAGCCATAGGAGGCATTGTTATTG ATGACAAtgagggcagcagcagcgaCACAGCTCCTCTCTTCCAAATGGCTGGGGATGGGAAGAATACAGACGATATCACAATTCCCATGCTCTTCCTCTTCAACAAGGAAGGAAACATTATCCTGGATGCAATCCGGGAGTACGAGGCTGTGGAGGTGCTCCTGTCTGATAAAGCAAAAGACAGAG CAACAATCTTTAAAGGTAAAATGATTCCAAACTACATTATTGATAGCA ACTTGGAAATGGAGAATATGGAccagaaattaactgaaaaCGATTCACATAAACAGAATGCAGAGGAAGCTGCTTCAGGATCTCAGGATGTTGGTGCAGCCAGTGAGGAGCCcgaggaaggaggagagagctCAGATGTTGCTGACCCTGGTTCTTTATCTCCTGCTAACGCAGACAGTGCCAGTGTTCCCATTTCACATCAGGATTCCTACGTCCCTGGGACCGAGGAGGCCGGTGCTCCAGAGCCAGCATGTACATCAGGGGATAACCAGCCTCAGGAACAACAGACTGAGACAGAGTCAAATTCCAAAGTTAACTGGGATAATAAAGTCACACCTATGGAATCCATATTAGCAGACTGGAATGAAGATATAGAAGCATTTGAAATGATGGAAAAGGATGAGCTATGA
- the EDEM3 gene encoding ER degradation-enhancing alpha-mannosidase-like protein 3 isoform X2 has translation MAPSAPPPCRAGERAARCRRPWRLLALGLLSASSVLAAAPGAGAMSREEKRRLGNQVLEMFDHAYSNYMEHAYPADELMPLTCRGRVRGQEPSRGDVDDALGKFSLTLIDTLDTLVVLNKTKEFEEAVKKVITDVNLDNDIVVSVFETNIRVLGGLLGGHSVAIMLKEKGEYMQWYNGELLHMAKELGYKLLPAFNTTSGLPYPRVNLKFGVRHPEARTGTETDTCTACAGTLILEFAALSRFTGTAIFEEYARKALDFIWEKRQRSSNLVGVTINIHTGDWVRKDSGVGAGIDSYYEYLLKAYVLLGDDSFLERFNTHYDAIMRYISQPPLLLDVHIHKPMLNARTWMDSLLAFFPGLQVLKGDIRPAIETHEMLYQVIKKHNFLPEAFTTDFRVHWAQHPLRPEFAESTYFLYKATGDPYYLEVGKTLIENLNKYARVPCGFAAMKDVRTGSHEDRMDSFFLAEMFKYLYLLFADKEDMIFDIEDYIFTTEAHLLPLWLSTTNQTISKKNTTTEYTELDDSNFDWTCPNTQILFPNDPMFAQSIREPLKNVVDKSCPRGISRAEESLGSGPKPPLRARDFMASNPEHLEILKKMGVSLIHLKDGRVQLVQHAVQAASSLDAEDGLRFMQEMIELSSQQQKEQQLPPRAVQIVSHPFFGRVVLTAGPAQFGMDLSKHKAGTRGFVATIKPYNGCSEITNPEAVKEKIALMQRGQCMFAEKARNIQKAGAIGGIVIDDNEGSSSDTAPLFQMAGDGKNTDDITIPMLFLFNKEGNIILDAIREYEAVEVLLSDKAKDRDLEMENMDQKLTENDSHKQNAEEAASGSQDVGAASEEPEEGGESSDVADPGSLSPANADSASVPISHQDSYVPGTEEAGAPEPACTSGDNQPQEQQTETESNSKVNWDNKVTPMESILADWNEDIEAFEMMEKDEL, from the exons ATGGCCCCCAGCGCACCGCCGCCCTGCCGCGCCGGGGAGCGCGCCGCCCGCTGCAGGCGGCCCTGGAGGCTCCTGGCCCTGGGCCTGCTCTCCGCCTCCTCCGTGCTGGCGGCCGCCCCGGGCGCCGGGGCTAtgagcagggaggagaagcGCCGGCTGGG aaatcAAGTGCTTGAAATGTTTGATCATGCATATAGCAATTATATG GAACACGCGTATCCCGCTGATGAACTCATGCCTTTAACGTGTCGCGGTCGAGTCCGGGGTCAGGAACCGAGTCGAGGGGACGTGGATGATGCCTTGGGAAA GTTTTCACTGACCTTGATTGATACCTTGGACACTCTTGTG GtgttaaataaaaccaaagagtTTGAAGAGGctgtaaaaaaagtaataacGGATGTTAATTTAGATAATGACATCGTTGTGTCTGTCTTTGAAACCAACATAAGAGTCCTTGG AGGTCTCCTAGGTGGGCATTCAGTGGCAATtatgctgaaagaaaaaggtgaataTATGCAGTGGTACAACGGTGAACTCCTGCACATGGCAAAGGAGCTGGGCTACAAGCTTTTACCTGCCTTCAACACCACTAGTGGTCTCCCTTACCCAAGG GTTAACTTAAAATTTGGTGTAAGACATCCAGAAGCACGAACAGGAACAGAAACTGATACCTGTACAGCTTGTGCTGGTACCTTGATCCTTGAGTTTGCAGCTTTAAGCAGATTCACAGGAACAGCTATATTTGAG GAATATGCCCGGAAAGCTCTTGATtttatctgggagaagaggcagcGCAGCAGCAACTTAGTGGGTGTCACTATCAACATTCACACTGGAGACTGGGTCCGAAAAG ATAGTGGAGTGGGAGCAGGAATAGATTCCtattatgaatatttattaaaagcCTATGTCTTGCTGGGAGATGACAGTTTCCTGGAAAGGTTTAACACG CACTATGATGCCATAATGAGATACATCAGCCAACCACCTCTTCTTCTTGATGTTCATATTCATAAACCCATGCTAAATGCTCGCACCTGGATGGATTCTTTGCTGGCTTTCTTCCCTGGTTTGCAG gtGTTGAAGGGCGATATTAGACCTGCAATTGAAACTCATGAGATGCTTTATCAGGTTATAAAAAAGCATAACTTTCTTCCAGAG GCATTCACAACAGACTTCAGAGTTCACTGGGCTCAGCATCCTCTAAGGCCTGAATTTGCTGAAAGCACTTACTTCTTATATAAG gCTACGGGAGACCCTTACTATCTAGAAGTAGGAAAAACCCTCATTGAAAACTTGAACAAGTATGCCAGAGTTCCTTGTGGGTTTGCTGCAATGAAGGATGTCCGCACGGGGAGTCATGAAGACAG aaTGGACTCGTTCTTTCTGGCTGAGATGTTTAAATACCTGTACCTGCTGTTTGCTGACAAGGAAGACATGATTTTCGACATTGAGGATTATATCTTCACTACAGAAGCTCATCTATTACCACTTTGGCTCTCCACTACAAACCAAACCATCTCCAAAAAAAACACA ACCACAGAGTACACGGAGCTGGACGACAGCAACTTTGACTGGACCTGTCCCAACACCCAGATTCTTTTCCCGAATGACCCGATGTTTGCTCAGAGCATTCGTGAACCTCTGAAAAACGTGGTGGATAAGAGCTGTCCCAGGGGTATTTCCAGAGC AGAAGAGAGTTTGGGAAGTGGACCAAAACCACCGCTGAGAGCCAGAGATTTCATGGCCAGTAATCCTGAGCACTTGGAGATACTGAAGAAGATGGGAGTCAGTTTGATCCATCTGAAAGATGGACGGGTGCAATTAGTGCAGCATGCAGTGCAA gcagcaagTTCCCTGGATGCTGAGGATGGCTTACGGTTCATGCAGGAGATGATTGAACTCTCCagtcagcagcagaaagagcagcagctccctcctcgTGCTGTTCAGATTGTTTCCCATCCCTTCTTTGGCAGGGTGGTCTTGACTGCTGGGCCAGCGCAATTTGGGATGGACTTATCCAAACACAAagcaggg acaAGAGGATTTGTTGCAACCATTAAGCCATATAATGGATGCTCAGAGATCACTAATCCTGAGgcagtgaaagagaaaattgcTCTGATGCAGAGAGGCCAATGTATGTTTGCTGAAAAAGCACGAAACATTCAGAAAGCTGGAGCCATAGGAGGCATTGTTATTG ATGACAAtgagggcagcagcagcgaCACAGCTCCTCTCTTCCAAATGGCTGGGGATGGGAAGAATACAGACGATATCACAATTCCCATGCTCTTCCTCTTCAACAAGGAAGGAAACATTATCCTGGATGCAATCCGGGAGTACGAGGCTGTGGAGGTGCTCCTGTCTGATAAAGCAAAAGACAGAG ACTTGGAAATGGAGAATATGGAccagaaattaactgaaaaCGATTCACATAAACAGAATGCAGAGGAAGCTGCTTCAGGATCTCAGGATGTTGGTGCAGCCAGTGAGGAGCCcgaggaaggaggagagagctCAGATGTTGCTGACCCTGGTTCTTTATCTCCTGCTAACGCAGACAGTGCCAGTGTTCCCATTTCACATCAGGATTCCTACGTCCCTGGGACCGAGGAGGCCGGTGCTCCAGAGCCAGCATGTACATCAGGGGATAACCAGCCTCAGGAACAACAGACTGAGACAGAGTCAAATTCCAAAGTTAACTGGGATAATAAAGTCACACCTATGGAATCCATATTAGCAGACTGGAATGAAGATATAGAAGCATTTGAAATGATGGAAAAGGATGAGCTATGA
- the EDEM3 gene encoding ER degradation-enhancing alpha-mannosidase-like protein 3 isoform X1, with protein sequence MAPSAPPPCRAGERAARCRRPWRLLALGLLSASSVLAAAPGAGAMSREEKRRLGNQVLEMFDHAYSNYMEHAYPADELMPLTCRGRVRGQEPSRGDVDDALGKFSLTLIDTLDTLVVLNKTKEFEEAVKKVITDVNLDNDIVVSVFETNIRVLGGLLGGHSVAIMLKEKGEYMQWYNGELLHMAKELGYKLLPAFNTTSGLPYPRVNLKFGVRHPEARTGTETDTCTACAGTLILEFAALSRFTGTAIFEEYARKALDFIWEKRQRSSNLVGVTINIHTGDWVRKDSGVGAGIDSYYEYLLKAYVLLGDDSFLERFNTHYDAIMRYISQPPLLLDVHIHKPMLNARTWMDSLLAFFPGLQVLKGDIRPAIETHEMLYQVIKKHNFLPEAFTTDFRVHWAQHPLRPEFAESTYFLYKATGDPYYLEVGKTLIENLNKYARVPCGFAAMKDVRTGSHEDRMDSFFLAEMFKYLYLLFADKEDMIFDIEDYIFTTEAHLLPLWLSTTNQTISKKNTTTEYTELDDSNFDWTCPNTQILFPNDPMFAQSIREPLKNVVDKSCPRGISRAEESLGSGPKPPLRARDFMASNPEHLEILKKMGVSLIHLKDGRVQLVQHAVQAASSLDAEDGLRFMQEMIELSSQQQKEQQLPPRAVQIVSHPFFGRVVLTAGPAQFGMDLSKHKAGTRGFVATIKPYNGCSEITNPEAVKEKIALMQRGQCMFAEKARNIQKAGAIGGIVIDDNEGSSSDTAPLFQMAGDGKNTDDITIPMLFLFNKEGNIILDAIREYEAVEVLLSDKAKDRATIFKGKMIPNYIIDSNLEMENMDQKLTENDSHKQNAEEAASGSQDVGAASEEPEEGGESSDVADPGSLSPANADSASVPISHQDSYVPGTEEAGAPEPACTSGDNQPQEQQTETESNSKVNWDNKVTPMESILADWNEDIEAFEMMEKDEL encoded by the exons ATGGCCCCCAGCGCACCGCCGCCCTGCCGCGCCGGGGAGCGCGCCGCCCGCTGCAGGCGGCCCTGGAGGCTCCTGGCCCTGGGCCTGCTCTCCGCCTCCTCCGTGCTGGCGGCCGCCCCGGGCGCCGGGGCTAtgagcagggaggagaagcGCCGGCTGGG aaatcAAGTGCTTGAAATGTTTGATCATGCATATAGCAATTATATG GAACACGCGTATCCCGCTGATGAACTCATGCCTTTAACGTGTCGCGGTCGAGTCCGGGGTCAGGAACCGAGTCGAGGGGACGTGGATGATGCCTTGGGAAA GTTTTCACTGACCTTGATTGATACCTTGGACACTCTTGTG GtgttaaataaaaccaaagagtTTGAAGAGGctgtaaaaaaagtaataacGGATGTTAATTTAGATAATGACATCGTTGTGTCTGTCTTTGAAACCAACATAAGAGTCCTTGG AGGTCTCCTAGGTGGGCATTCAGTGGCAATtatgctgaaagaaaaaggtgaataTATGCAGTGGTACAACGGTGAACTCCTGCACATGGCAAAGGAGCTGGGCTACAAGCTTTTACCTGCCTTCAACACCACTAGTGGTCTCCCTTACCCAAGG GTTAACTTAAAATTTGGTGTAAGACATCCAGAAGCACGAACAGGAACAGAAACTGATACCTGTACAGCTTGTGCTGGTACCTTGATCCTTGAGTTTGCAGCTTTAAGCAGATTCACAGGAACAGCTATATTTGAG GAATATGCCCGGAAAGCTCTTGATtttatctgggagaagaggcagcGCAGCAGCAACTTAGTGGGTGTCACTATCAACATTCACACTGGAGACTGGGTCCGAAAAG ATAGTGGAGTGGGAGCAGGAATAGATTCCtattatgaatatttattaaaagcCTATGTCTTGCTGGGAGATGACAGTTTCCTGGAAAGGTTTAACACG CACTATGATGCCATAATGAGATACATCAGCCAACCACCTCTTCTTCTTGATGTTCATATTCATAAACCCATGCTAAATGCTCGCACCTGGATGGATTCTTTGCTGGCTTTCTTCCCTGGTTTGCAG gtGTTGAAGGGCGATATTAGACCTGCAATTGAAACTCATGAGATGCTTTATCAGGTTATAAAAAAGCATAACTTTCTTCCAGAG GCATTCACAACAGACTTCAGAGTTCACTGGGCTCAGCATCCTCTAAGGCCTGAATTTGCTGAAAGCACTTACTTCTTATATAAG gCTACGGGAGACCCTTACTATCTAGAAGTAGGAAAAACCCTCATTGAAAACTTGAACAAGTATGCCAGAGTTCCTTGTGGGTTTGCTGCAATGAAGGATGTCCGCACGGGGAGTCATGAAGACAG aaTGGACTCGTTCTTTCTGGCTGAGATGTTTAAATACCTGTACCTGCTGTTTGCTGACAAGGAAGACATGATTTTCGACATTGAGGATTATATCTTCACTACAGAAGCTCATCTATTACCACTTTGGCTCTCCACTACAAACCAAACCATCTCCAAAAAAAACACA ACCACAGAGTACACGGAGCTGGACGACAGCAACTTTGACTGGACCTGTCCCAACACCCAGATTCTTTTCCCGAATGACCCGATGTTTGCTCAGAGCATTCGTGAACCTCTGAAAAACGTGGTGGATAAGAGCTGTCCCAGGGGTATTTCCAGAGC AGAAGAGAGTTTGGGAAGTGGACCAAAACCACCGCTGAGAGCCAGAGATTTCATGGCCAGTAATCCTGAGCACTTGGAGATACTGAAGAAGATGGGAGTCAGTTTGATCCATCTGAAAGATGGACGGGTGCAATTAGTGCAGCATGCAGTGCAA gcagcaagTTCCCTGGATGCTGAGGATGGCTTACGGTTCATGCAGGAGATGATTGAACTCTCCagtcagcagcagaaagagcagcagctccctcctcgTGCTGTTCAGATTGTTTCCCATCCCTTCTTTGGCAGGGTGGTCTTGACTGCTGGGCCAGCGCAATTTGGGATGGACTTATCCAAACACAAagcaggg acaAGAGGATTTGTTGCAACCATTAAGCCATATAATGGATGCTCAGAGATCACTAATCCTGAGgcagtgaaagagaaaattgcTCTGATGCAGAGAGGCCAATGTATGTTTGCTGAAAAAGCACGAAACATTCAGAAAGCTGGAGCCATAGGAGGCATTGTTATTG ATGACAAtgagggcagcagcagcgaCACAGCTCCTCTCTTCCAAATGGCTGGGGATGGGAAGAATACAGACGATATCACAATTCCCATGCTCTTCCTCTTCAACAAGGAAGGAAACATTATCCTGGATGCAATCCGGGAGTACGAGGCTGTGGAGGTGCTCCTGTCTGATAAAGCAAAAGACAGAG CAACAATCTTTAAAGGTAAAATGATTCCAAACTACATTATTGATAGCA ACTTGGAAATGGAGAATATGGAccagaaattaactgaaaaCGATTCACATAAACAGAATGCAGAGGAAGCTGCTTCAGGATCTCAGGATGTTGGTGCAGCCAGTGAGGAGCCcgaggaaggaggagagagctCAGATGTTGCTGACCCTGGTTCTTTATCTCCTGCTAACGCAGACAGTGCCAGTGTTCCCATTTCACATCAGGATTCCTACGTCCCTGGGACCGAGGAGGCCGGTGCTCCAGAGCCAGCATGTACATCAGGGGATAACCAGCCTCAGGAACAACAGACTGAGACAGAGTCAAATTCCAAAGTTAACTGGGATAATAAAGTCACACCTATGGAATCCATATTAGCAGACTGGAATGAAGATATAGAAGCATTTGAAATGATGGAAAAGGATGAGCTATGA
- the EDEM3 gene encoding ER degradation-enhancing alpha-mannosidase-like protein 3 isoform X3 — protein MFDHAYSNYMEHAYPADELMPLTCRGRVRGQEPSRGDVDDALGKFSLTLIDTLDTLVVLNKTKEFEEAVKKVITDVNLDNDIVVSVFETNIRVLGGLLGGHSVAIMLKEKGEYMQWYNGELLHMAKELGYKLLPAFNTTSGLPYPRVNLKFGVRHPEARTGTETDTCTACAGTLILEFAALSRFTGTAIFEEYARKALDFIWEKRQRSSNLVGVTINIHTGDWVRKDSGVGAGIDSYYEYLLKAYVLLGDDSFLERFNTHYDAIMRYISQPPLLLDVHIHKPMLNARTWMDSLLAFFPGLQVLKGDIRPAIETHEMLYQVIKKHNFLPEAFTTDFRVHWAQHPLRPEFAESTYFLYKATGDPYYLEVGKTLIENLNKYARVPCGFAAMKDVRTGSHEDRMDSFFLAEMFKYLYLLFADKEDMIFDIEDYIFTTEAHLLPLWLSTTNQTISKKNTTTEYTELDDSNFDWTCPNTQILFPNDPMFAQSIREPLKNVVDKSCPRGISRAEESLGSGPKPPLRARDFMASNPEHLEILKKMGVSLIHLKDGRVQLVQHAVQAASSLDAEDGLRFMQEMIELSSQQQKEQQLPPRAVQIVSHPFFGRVVLTAGPAQFGMDLSKHKAGTRGFVATIKPYNGCSEITNPEAVKEKIALMQRGQCMFAEKARNIQKAGAIGGIVIDDNEGSSSDTAPLFQMAGDGKNTDDITIPMLFLFNKEGNIILDAIREYEAVEVLLSDKAKDRATIFKGKMIPNYIIDSNLEMENMDQKLTENDSHKQNAEEAASGSQDVGAASEEPEEGGESSDVADPGSLSPANADSASVPISHQDSYVPGTEEAGAPEPACTSGDNQPQEQQTETESNSKVNWDNKVTPMESILADWNEDIEAFEMMEKDEL, from the exons ATGTTTGATCATGCATATAGCAATTATATG GAACACGCGTATCCCGCTGATGAACTCATGCCTTTAACGTGTCGCGGTCGAGTCCGGGGTCAGGAACCGAGTCGAGGGGACGTGGATGATGCCTTGGGAAA GTTTTCACTGACCTTGATTGATACCTTGGACACTCTTGTG GtgttaaataaaaccaaagagtTTGAAGAGGctgtaaaaaaagtaataacGGATGTTAATTTAGATAATGACATCGTTGTGTCTGTCTTTGAAACCAACATAAGAGTCCTTGG AGGTCTCCTAGGTGGGCATTCAGTGGCAATtatgctgaaagaaaaaggtgaataTATGCAGTGGTACAACGGTGAACTCCTGCACATGGCAAAGGAGCTGGGCTACAAGCTTTTACCTGCCTTCAACACCACTAGTGGTCTCCCTTACCCAAGG GTTAACTTAAAATTTGGTGTAAGACATCCAGAAGCACGAACAGGAACAGAAACTGATACCTGTACAGCTTGTGCTGGTACCTTGATCCTTGAGTTTGCAGCTTTAAGCAGATTCACAGGAACAGCTATATTTGAG GAATATGCCCGGAAAGCTCTTGATtttatctgggagaagaggcagcGCAGCAGCAACTTAGTGGGTGTCACTATCAACATTCACACTGGAGACTGGGTCCGAAAAG ATAGTGGAGTGGGAGCAGGAATAGATTCCtattatgaatatttattaaaagcCTATGTCTTGCTGGGAGATGACAGTTTCCTGGAAAGGTTTAACACG CACTATGATGCCATAATGAGATACATCAGCCAACCACCTCTTCTTCTTGATGTTCATATTCATAAACCCATGCTAAATGCTCGCACCTGGATGGATTCTTTGCTGGCTTTCTTCCCTGGTTTGCAG gtGTTGAAGGGCGATATTAGACCTGCAATTGAAACTCATGAGATGCTTTATCAGGTTATAAAAAAGCATAACTTTCTTCCAGAG GCATTCACAACAGACTTCAGAGTTCACTGGGCTCAGCATCCTCTAAGGCCTGAATTTGCTGAAAGCACTTACTTCTTATATAAG gCTACGGGAGACCCTTACTATCTAGAAGTAGGAAAAACCCTCATTGAAAACTTGAACAAGTATGCCAGAGTTCCTTGTGGGTTTGCTGCAATGAAGGATGTCCGCACGGGGAGTCATGAAGACAG aaTGGACTCGTTCTTTCTGGCTGAGATGTTTAAATACCTGTACCTGCTGTTTGCTGACAAGGAAGACATGATTTTCGACATTGAGGATTATATCTTCACTACAGAAGCTCATCTATTACCACTTTGGCTCTCCACTACAAACCAAACCATCTCCAAAAAAAACACA ACCACAGAGTACACGGAGCTGGACGACAGCAACTTTGACTGGACCTGTCCCAACACCCAGATTCTTTTCCCGAATGACCCGATGTTTGCTCAGAGCATTCGTGAACCTCTGAAAAACGTGGTGGATAAGAGCTGTCCCAGGGGTATTTCCAGAGC AGAAGAGAGTTTGGGAAGTGGACCAAAACCACCGCTGAGAGCCAGAGATTTCATGGCCAGTAATCCTGAGCACTTGGAGATACTGAAGAAGATGGGAGTCAGTTTGATCCATCTGAAAGATGGACGGGTGCAATTAGTGCAGCATGCAGTGCAA gcagcaagTTCCCTGGATGCTGAGGATGGCTTACGGTTCATGCAGGAGATGATTGAACTCTCCagtcagcagcagaaagagcagcagctccctcctcgTGCTGTTCAGATTGTTTCCCATCCCTTCTTTGGCAGGGTGGTCTTGACTGCTGGGCCAGCGCAATTTGGGATGGACTTATCCAAACACAAagcaggg acaAGAGGATTTGTTGCAACCATTAAGCCATATAATGGATGCTCAGAGATCACTAATCCTGAGgcagtgaaagagaaaattgcTCTGATGCAGAGAGGCCAATGTATGTTTGCTGAAAAAGCACGAAACATTCAGAAAGCTGGAGCCATAGGAGGCATTGTTATTG ATGACAAtgagggcagcagcagcgaCACAGCTCCTCTCTTCCAAATGGCTGGGGATGGGAAGAATACAGACGATATCACAATTCCCATGCTCTTCCTCTTCAACAAGGAAGGAAACATTATCCTGGATGCAATCCGGGAGTACGAGGCTGTGGAGGTGCTCCTGTCTGATAAAGCAAAAGACAGAG CAACAATCTTTAAAGGTAAAATGATTCCAAACTACATTATTGATAGCA ACTTGGAAATGGAGAATATGGAccagaaattaactgaaaaCGATTCACATAAACAGAATGCAGAGGAAGCTGCTTCAGGATCTCAGGATGTTGGTGCAGCCAGTGAGGAGCCcgaggaaggaggagagagctCAGATGTTGCTGACCCTGGTTCTTTATCTCCTGCTAACGCAGACAGTGCCAGTGTTCCCATTTCACATCAGGATTCCTACGTCCCTGGGACCGAGGAGGCCGGTGCTCCAGAGCCAGCATGTACATCAGGGGATAACCAGCCTCAGGAACAACAGACTGAGACAGAGTCAAATTCCAAAGTTAACTGGGATAATAAAGTCACACCTATGGAATCCATATTAGCAGACTGGAATGAAGATATAGAAGCATTTGAAATGATGGAAAAGGATGAGCTATGA